gctcccgGGGCCTAGAAGGGACCGGAATACCACTGGCAGCTGGAAGAGTTGAATGGATGGGGAGACTCAAATAACCCTTACCATGGCGAGCAACTAGGGAATGagcaccagaataagaaccagtctctcgagacctcttggcctccctctcctctctatcccgggaaagcatgccctccaatctcctggcgatactcacaacctactgataagaaatatccatctccaattccctggccatactaatccggatactggggtggagtccctcaataaaacgTCGAACCCtttctcgaactgtggcaaccaaggcctgtgcatgtcgggccaaatcactgaagcgaactgcatactctgacacagtcatagcaccctggcgcagctgctcaaaccctgcgcgccatgagtccctgaggctctgagggacatactctctcaaaaacatgttcgagaattgagtccatgtaagtgaagctgcctcagccggactactcaactcataagcacgccaccacttataggctgctcctctaagctggaatgtagtaaaagaaaccccactcgtctccgctatgcatatagtacggagaatacgatgacactcctccaaaaaaccctgagcatcatctgtagataatccgctgaaggtagatgggtggtacttcttatacctctcaagtctgagctgctccacctcagaagctgttgccctaacctcgggctgagctggagctatcGAGCCACATTGGTACAATCTATGggacctggtcgacctgaacccgctgctctggaataccggcgacgggagtctatgctcctcccccggcctgagatgtggcaggagcaagtggaatcaatccagcttaagctaaggtgctgaacatgctcagaaattgggctagagtctcctagagGGCTGATGCAGAAACAGGTAcatcaggtgtctgccctccagctggagctactgggggctcctctgtagcagctcgtgcgggcgcactggctacaccacgtggacgtcctcggcctctaccctggcccggCCTCTCGAAGCTCtaacagggggcgcgggtgtctggtcatcagatccgcttgtacgtgtcctcaccatctgtgagagaatagaatagagaagtttagaatttttgaagtcaataattttcgcacgacaaggaatcaaagtagtgcaattttcctaacagttccatagccttctgaagataagtacagacgtctctgtaccgatccgcgagactctaataaaccggcttacgactcacgacacctatgaacctagagctctgatactaacttgtcatgactAAATTTTCCCCTCCGTATGatgtcgtgacggtacctagtctctaagactaggtaagcctaacatttgcaaaataataaaataaaaaataaaaaatatataaatttaataacTAACTGTAGCAATAACAACATAACTGGATACCATGCCACTTGGCATATACAATAACCAACTCCTCAATATACTACACAgcattcccaaaatccggaacatcgtgaatcacaaactacagaaggaaaatctagtgtctctatacatcagagtctatcaaaataaaatatataagataatggacatggggaagagtagaaggggactccgaggtctgcagacgtggcagatataccttgaagtctccaaagctgtcccggctcactgatagtgcgacTGATAAggagtacctagatctgcacatgaaaaatatgtacagaaaagtagcatgagtacaccacaatcggtacccagtaagtgccaagcctaacctcggtcgagtaatgacgagatcaggtcagggccctactggtataaatataatgaaataagacaaaATAAAATATCGCAATAAAAATAGATACgaaaatctaacaggaatagaatcaatgaaagaaaacagctcagaacacagtgataacaacaggggatctcccaagttaccgtcccgtagtcccaaaagtaaatgtgcaggggagatctaccagaataccgtttcgtagtcccaaagtaaatatgcagaacagggggatctaccagaataccgttctgtagtcctaaagtaaatatacaagacaTGGGGGGGATCTACCGAATTACcgttccgtaatcccaaagtaaatatgcagaacatgGGGATCTACTAGAATACCGTTCTGTAATCTCAAAGTAAttatgcagcgcaaacaatagaaatacaactacatgtGTAGAGGGGATCTACCAGAATGAAATatcacaataaaaataaatacgaaaatctaacaggaatagaatcaatgaaagacaacaactcagaacacagtgataacaacagcggatctcccaggataccctcccgtagtcccaaatataaatgtgcagaggggatctaccagaatatcgttccgtagtcccaaagtaaatatgaagaACAGGGGGATCAACCGGAATATccttttgtagtcccaaagtaaatatgcaagacaggggggatctaccggaataccgttccgtagtcccaaagtaaatatgaagaacatgaggatctaccggaatatcgttccgtagtcccaaagtaaatatgcaacgcaaacaatagaaatacaactacatcacgaattcttacgatttagactaagtacaagtcaaggaagaagcaggaaattcactaaacatgctgcacagagttcacataagaaATTAAGATACGTAGACAAGTTGTTCTAAACTAAATAGGAtatttacatatgctagtgtagctcaGTTAAGGAACACATGTATTTTACTAAATGAAAATGGAGTTTTGCaacaatagcccgtgtacgcactcgtcacctcacgtacacgatgctcatatatcaaaaacagtaccaaatcctaaggggagttcccccacacaaggataggcaagccacttacctcgaaccaagctcaatcaatcggtaagaatgccttttccacgaatatccgactccgaatggcctaaatctagccaaaaataattacatatcataaatataattataatagactaatctaattaatgaaatcaagattttaataaaaattccgaaatccgtcctaaaaagtcgacccgggcccacgtaccaattcactcacgagttcacccgtaccaaaattatccaaatcctatgtctaaatcccaatcaaaactcagaaattcggttAGGGAACTCTTCCCCTattttcccaacttttcaatccaaattcgaaattaaatggaggaaacaactatagattaatgaaatacaaccaaaaacgagttaggaaccgttaccccaaagctctttctgaaaatccctcgaaaaatcgccaattcccgagctcccaagtccaaaaatgaagaaatgaatcaaatcctcgatttttcctcttttctgcccagaattctcacttctgcgagccttcaaccgcacctgcggtactgcacttgcggaaattccatcgcaggtgcaaaatCACTTAAGGGAGACTGAGTCTGTATCTGCGAACAAGGGCCGCTTTTGCGAGCCCGTATCTGCACTCCACTTCCGCTTTTGCGGATCTatagccgcacctgcggtcccagctGGACAGGTTTGgtccgcatgtgcgattacaccaggtgcagcagctccagcaattgcataagtctcaaactcaatccgttaagcacccgaaactcacccgaggcccccgggacctagaccaaacataccaaccaatcctaaaacaccatacgaacttagtcaaacccccaaaccatatcaaacaacgctaaaatcacaaatcatcctccgattcaaacttaagaacttgaACCAAATTCGACAAtcgatgccaaaaccaaccaaaccacgtccgattgaccccaaattttgcacacaagtcatattcaacattacagacctactccaacttccggaatcgaaatccgaccccggaATCagaaagtccactaccggtcaaaatctccaaaaattcaactttcgccatttcaagccaaaatgagctacagacctccaaaacacaatgcggacatgcccctaagttcaaaatcacccaatggagctaacggaaccgacgaaactccattccaaagTCGTCTTCACTCGGTCTAGGACCTTCAGTTTCCAAGTACTATTACTAAGATTAAAGGAATAATTTAACTATGTATAACTTGCAAAAATATTGTGAAAACTATTACTTCTTTGgttgaaaatatttatttagcCGATTGTATATAATCGCTATATAACTTAAAGTTGTTTGGTCCACAAAAATTTAATGCCTgctaaatattttgaaaaaggtTACTTTTATGgttgaaaatatttatttagcAAATTGTATATAACTAATATATAATTTAaagttttttagttaatttttattttggatAGAGGCATAGTTATTACTGTTATTGTATTAAAAATACTTTATCAAACTTTTTGAttgcaaaaattaaaaaaaaatcatttcaaaataagATTAAGGATTTTTTCCTTCCGAAGAATTAGATTTCCTGGGCAATCTTTAACTTCAAAAGAAACTTCCTATTAGAAGGAAATAGgtcttattttttcttaatttataaCAGATGTAAGAATAACTATCGGTTCatctaaattttaaattattaatggtgattataattttatctagCATATATTGTagcaaaaaataattaatttttccaACACGGAATTATCTTTTGAAGAAAAAATACAGCTATTGAAGGGTATTTTATGTTTGTTGACTCAAGAATTTGTTAACTATAATTAGGGTAGTTTAAGTGCAGTTTCATTGTCTCTATATAGTTTCGGGAGAAAGCAAAAGTTTATGATATTAAGTTTATAGTATAGTTTTATTCAACGTAGAATAGAATGTAACTGACAAAAACCAAAAGGAATATTATTAATCTAataaggaaagacttataaaaataattttaattgattttaaaatcttaaatattaggaaaatagtaaaatgactattttatctaatataaaatttatttttaaggcTATTTTGGTCGCTTGACAttttattcatacttttataataataaagaTATAGAtagaatagataaaaaaaaaaggtatATTAGAAAGAGCAAATTAATCAAATCATAATTTATTTACATTAAAAATAAATAcattagaataattgttataagaTATTAAAATAAGGAAAGCAACGGTTAAACCATGAAGAAGACTATCATGGAATTAAACGTAAGAGAAGATCTTAAATTATCCCTTATAAAAGGCGTATACAAAATTATAATAAAGAAAACTCTTTTGTTTCTTCTAGTACGAGAAATAAGAGAcaattaattttgaaattaaattttaaataaatttattctatatttgattgggttaaaataataatataattaattttcgaattaattattttgagattataatattatttttatctgtATAAGAGagtgaaataataattttaaataattaattttaagcCCTTTGACTCTTAAAATTGAAAAACGCCAACATACAACAATAATTAACTTTCTCGAAGCCGAAAAGCACGTGGAATACGAGAGAACTTCAGCACATGTCACTATTACCCACACGTGCGGCCCCACCCCAATCGCTGCCATATTACTAAGGAACCGGTTCTCAGTGGGCTCCACACTCTCCTCCATATATATACGCTCACGAGTCCCAATTTTTCTGCGCTGCGCCACCTCTCTCTCATCTTCTCCTCTTCATCCATTAACTCTTTCACTTCACAATTCAATCTCTCTCCCTCTCTATATTCAAGCACATTTCTCTCtctgtatatatataataatagtaataatctaTTAAACGTGTTATTCGATATTGATCGGAGATAACCTCAAGTGATGGCGGCGACGGCGGTTCCGCCACCGGCTGTGCAAACTCAGGCGGAAACGACGGCGGTCGGAGCGACACCACCGCCGACTCCGCAGATGGCAATGGGAGGTGATGGTAACGGTAGTGGTGGTGTTGGTGTGACGACGAGTACGAACTATGCCCTGTACGTAGGGGATCTGGACACGTCAGTGGAAGAAGGACAACTATATGAGGTGTTTAACCACGTGGCACAAGTCGTGTCCGTTAGGGTTTGCAGGGATCAATCGGGCCGGTGCTCCCTCGGTTACGCTTACGTCAATTTCACTTCTCCACAAGATGGTTAGCCACTAGTATTGCTTCTTGttgcaacacacacacacacactgaaTTGTTTATTTGCATGTCGGTTTATTTTTGCTTATACGACTTTTGCTTTGTTGATAAAGTTCTGGAATGATATTTTGACTGTAGTTTCAACTTTCAAGTGATTGTTACTGGTTTGATTACACTCATTGCTTTgagttttcttccttttctttttattattcttttgggTTTTCGTAATTAAATATTTGACCACTTCTCGATTTATTGATATCGTAGATTTGTGTTGATACAATTCTATACTTCTGTTCCTTGTACTTTATGCtgtttattttaacaaaataataAAGCTGTCAGCTTTTGTGTTTGCTGCTTTTAAGTGCTTCTCATTAATTTTGTTTGACTATTGTTTTCAAATCCCTTTCAAGTGGTAATTGCATTAAATTCTTCGCTAATTCATTAGTAGTCACAGCGAGCCTTTTCATCTTTGTTTGGTCAATTGAaatgtttttaaattttattacgTAATATGGGCGTTAATGACCTTTTCCTTTTGTAATTTAATTTATTCATTGCAGCTGCTACTGCTAGGGAGTTATTAAATTTTACTCAGTTGAATGGAAAACCTATGAGGATAATGTTTTCTCATAGAGACCCTAGTCTGCGGAAGAGCGGATATGCAAATGTTTTCATTAAGAATCTGGACTCGTCAATTGATAACAAGGCGTTGTATGACACTTTTGCTGCCTTTGGAACGGTTCTTTCCTGCAAGGTAGCTGTTGATAGTAATGGTCAGTCAAAAGGATATGGATTTGTACAATTTGATCAGGACGAAGCTGCACACAATGCAATCAAGCGTCTAAATGGTATGTTGATAAATGATAAACAAGTCTATGTTGGCCACTTCATCCGTCGACAAGAAAGGAGTCAAGCAAATGCCTCTGATAAATTCACAAATGTGTATGTGAAAGACCTTCCTGAAACTACCACTGATGAGGATCTTAAGAAGCTTTTTGAGAAGTATGGAACCATCACCAGTGCTGTAGTTATGAAAGACAAAAATGGGAAGTCCAAGTGTTTTGGCTTCGTCAATTATGAGAGCTCGGATGCTGCAGCCTCTGCTGTTGAACAGTTGAATGGCAGTTCCTTCAAAGAAAAAGTTCTGTATGTAGGCAAGGCCCAGAAGAAATCAGAACGGGAAGCAGAACTGAAAGCCAAATTCGAACAAGAAAGAGCTAGTCGATTTGAGAAACTAAAAGGTGCTAACTTGTATTTAAAAAATCTCGATGACAGTGTGAATGATGAAAATCTGAAAGGGTTATTCTCGGAGTACGGAACCATAACGTCCTGCAAGGTATGTCCCCAACATATTAATTTTTTAAGTGCAAAACATCTATGGAAAAGCTTGTTTTAGTGTTATATATCAACTTGAAATTATTATTAGGTGATGCGCGACTCAAAAGGGGTGAGCAAGGGTTCTGGCTTTGTTGCCTTCTCCACCCCCGAGGAAGCTACACGAGCTGTGAGTTGTCCCAAATTATCTAGTCTACCTTGTGTTGCTCTCTTTTAAAGAGACAGAAACATGAAGGCATAAAAtgtttttattattgtttcaGTTGAACGAAATGAATGGCAAGTTGATAGGAAAGAAACCTTTATTTGTTGCTGCTGCCCAGCGCAAGGATGAAAGAAGGGCATGGCTACAGGTGATTGTACATTAGATTTTTTCTCCTAAGATGTAACTTTCACGTGAACAGCAAATAATATTGGTTCCTTGAAGAGGGAATCTATCTAAGCATGCTATGATGTCATATGCCTGAATGTATTAGTTATATAGTGCACGTTACTTGTGATCAAAGGTATAGCGTATTTGCACTGCTTACTATCATAACCAGTCGTTTTTTAATCTTTGGGACTGAGAACATTATCAGTTCACCAATAATATATCGTGCCTTTAATATGACAAATGAGGTTCTAGATGATAAAATGTTCTATGGTATTTGTGGACTACTtttataatatatccatataaaaAACAAAGAAAGTCATTCCTTTTGATAAGATCTGGATTCATGTAATGTAAATTCGAAGAACGAATGGGGCATCCCTCTTATAAATTTTCTTTGACAATGAACTGCCCTTTCAGAAACATGAGCTTTCTGTTGTAGTGAACAAAACCTTTGAGTGTCAAAGGAGCTTCCTGTGGTATTTTGGTTCCTTAGACTTACAAATAGAGATTCTCTAGTCCTTGGATGTTATTCTTCCTTAAAAGTTGTTCGCATATGATCATAGGGGGCGACAGTGTAGAAAGCATCCAACAGCGGCCTTTGAGTTTGAGGAGAAAAACCCCTCCTTCTGCCGAGGTCATACATCATACAACAGGCCCGAATTGAAGCCGAAGACCTATTCGAGGTCAAGGTCGATATTTTCAGGGTCATGTCTGGCCTTGATCCAGAAGGAGATTGGCTGGGACGGGGAGCTCGGGCCCTCGAGAATCCGCGTACCGCCACGGGAGAGCATTCCTTGGAGAAACTCCATACCCTTCTTTCGGATCTCGAATCGAGGGGAGTAAATTCCGAGTCCTTCTCTCAATTTAGGATGTGTGTTGGCTTAATTCAGTGTCTACCTGTCAGCAGGCACATTTTGCTCGGATGCGACCAGCTGGGGGGATGGCTCCTCCTCCTGGACCTATGCCTGGGTTTCACAATGGGGCACCTCGACTTGTTCCTCAGCAGGTCTACTTTGGTCAAGGTGCCCCAGGACTTATAGCACCTCAAGCCGCTGGATTTGGCTTCCAGCAACAACTCATGCCTGGACTTCGTCCAGGTGTTGGCCCGAATTTCCTCTTGCCCTATCAGCTTCAGCGTCAAGGACAACACGGACGTGTTGGTGGAAGGAGAGGAGGGAATTCTCAACAGCAGCAGCAGGTGCATATTCTTTCTTTCTATTAACTTTACGTGAAAGTACATCATTTTTATTCAGGATGTATTCCACTTTCTTGTCTTCTAAAGGAATATATTTTTCGAAAATTATGTATGAGTATATTTTAGTTGAATATCGACAATCACTTCTAATGTAAACAACAGTTCAAAGTGATATAAATTCTAACTTCTTGGCTGTGGTACTTAAGCATTGACACGTATTTGGTTATTTCCCTATTTCATTATTTCATAAAAGCTTTGAATAAAAAGACACTAATTTTATATGATAGGTTGCAAGTAAAAAACATTACTATCTTAAAACCTTTGGCATATGTGAATGAGTGACTTCTTTGGTTAGGTACGATTTTATCAAGAAATTGATGAGAAATCTTGAAAATAATAGCACAACTGTACAATCTTCAAACTGGCGTTCAGTTTCAATTACTAATTCAGTTCTTGAGGACAAAGTTGAGTTGTTAAAGCTTTGTTTGTTATATGCAGTGGAACTCCGGTAGATTCAATCCCAATGGACGAAATGGCAGGCATCCTAGCATCACTCAAGGTATAATGGAACCAATTATGCCAGCGCCATTTGATGCTTCTGCTATGACAACATCTGCGTTGGACATCCAACGCACTAACCCAGTTCCACCATCAACACTTGCTTCTTCTTTGGCCTTTGCTTCTCCAGAAGATCAGCATCGGGTACGTCCTTGGTTATAGCTTCACTGTGCCATGCTAACTTTCGTGTCAAACTTGAGCTGCTGTCTCTTCGTTTCCCAATGCTTTATCAGCTTAACTCTGAATTGCAGATGCTTGGAGAGCAGTTATTTCCACTTGTGGAATGCATTGAACGTGATCATGCTAGTAAAGTTACTGGGATGTTGCTTGAGATGGATCAAACTGAGGTGCTTCATCTCATCGAGTCCCCTGATGCGCTCAATAAGAAAGTTTCCGAGGCTATGGATGTTCTTCGCATAGCAAGGCCAGGTTCTAGTGTTGGTGACAAATTTGGATCTCTCACCCTGAATGGATGAAGCAAATTTTTAATGGTGGTGGCGTAGGGAATCTATTACCTAGTTCTTTTGTGGGGTGGCTCTGGGGTTTGGCTAAGGCAGTAAATGACATTCTCTATAGGCTTCTAACTTTAGCAAAGAGACCTTCTTGGAATGATAAACTAGGAATTTGTTTTGCTCTCCTAAtcacattttttattattttatttatttatttttggtttttagggCTTCCCCATTGAATTTTCTCCTTCGACATTATATTGCTTTGAGACTCATTGCAACttatggattgttttgtttgACTAAAATTGTTCTTTTAGCCTCTGCATTTGTAGCATTTAGCATAATTCCGACATTTATGCTGTCTCATGTGACAAGGACATGATCAATTTAGTTTATTTGATTGCTGTATTTGCTGTAGGTAGTTGAGATGCATAAACTTCGGATGGTGAGATCCGGAGGTCCTGGTAAGGTAAAAGTCCTTTGATCCTAAACATCCGTTCGTAAAAATATGGCATGGTTGACCCTTCTTTAGCTGGGTTTATTGGCATTTTGAATGTATTTTACTTCAAAGTCTTTTAGGCATTTCCTCGGCTCCTTTTCATGTCGAGAACTTGCTCAATGATGCTTTATATATCTAACTGTTCTAGCCAAATGGTACTTTTTTATGACAATCGCTTACGTTGAACTCTCAGTGAAAATATGTCAATTACAAGTCTTGCTGTCCACTTCGTTTAGTATTGTAAAAGCTAATCACTAAAACAAACGAAACTAGTTCCTTGAGCACAAATTTGTTATCAGCACATAATACGCTCATCTTAGACGAGTCGAGAGAAAATGAGGGTGGATTTCTTCGTCATCTAGTTTTTGATCCTTCAATGAGGTCCCAAAGGTATCATTGCTCCATTTGTTGACATCAGATGTGAATCCTCTCCCACTTGCGAACCGCAATTGACAATCATCTTCATCTACGTTTATGTACTCAGTCCATTTGGAAACTTTGTTGGCTGTCTTTGGCTGACTTCTCTCTGTTGACTTACCATAACCAAGATTTCTTTCATTCATAGAATTGTCATTGCCATATAGGTTGATGCTGTCATCCAATTTGCAAAGACTGTCTGTTGCAGGCTGAACAGACATGTCTGGTGGTACTCGTTTATTATCTCCCCACTTGGAGACCATCGATGTCATTGTTGCCTGACGTTTGCTTGGCTCCATACCTGCAAGTCAAAAAGCTCTAAGATGGTCACATTTTTTAACAAAGAACAGGCTTAGTGAAATTCCACAATGCAGTTTTCCAACAGTGAAGTTAGCCTCCCCAACCATCACCGTGACCACTCGAACAAGTAAACAGCTCGAAAGGGTGTTCAAGCTATTTTATCTGCTTCTTTGTTATCCCTTTTATTATACTAACACTGCCTCATCCTATGTGTACCTACCAACCTCAAGACTCTTCCTAAGTTGAGTTTCTCGACCCATTATTTTGTTTCAAGCTAACAAGGTCTTTGTAACTATGATTTACATGTTCATCTTCACTCTTACATACCAACCCAACGATGGCCTTTGCTTCTCTAGAAGGTCTTTACATTAGGATCTATACTCGAAGCTTTTAGACCTTTAACCATTGACAATTGCTCAGTATGTTCTCAACAACATAGTACAGTGCTTTTTACTAATCACTCCTCCCTCCCACCTCAGTATTTATGGTTAGGCACCAAAACAAGTGGCTAGAGGCGATCTAAGGCAAGTTCTGTCTCTGGGTTCAATTGAATTCATTGCTTTTGTCTCAAACTATATacatatacaaaaaatatgtatattgAACCCACTGACTTTATACTCTGGACTTGCCTCTATAAGTCCATAAATATTAGCTGTGTTTTGTGCATTTTGATTGATGAGACACAGTAACACCAGACTTGGATTTCGAAAAATCCCAATACCTCACAGGATCGTAAAAACTACAATTCTCTGACTCCATAGGGTAGAACAAAAACTTTAGGAAACTATTGAGATTTAAACTGATTCGAACGTTGGGGGATTTGAGAGGAAAGGAGATGGGAGTTGGTAACGAAAACAATTGTGCTCGAAAGGAAAGAATTATATAAAAATTTCAGTAAACTAGACCTTGAGAAGTGCTTTGTTTTCTGGCATTCCGCTTTGAGAAAACTGGTCTGAAATGACCTTCAACAGCAGAGTACTTATTCAACTTAGGCTTCCTGAACAATTCTTTTGGCAACTCCGTCACAATCTTCGGCTCCATTACATCTCCTTGCACTTCCAAATCGAACAATCAAAaccaacaaacaaaaaaaaagcacAATCCAGATAAAAATTAACCTACCTGAATCTTCATTGTTTTCAATTGCATTTTCTTCTGGATCGAGGTATTCAGTCCAATCAGTTCTCTTGTAACTTCTATGACTTTGATTCTGTTCTCCAATTTCTAGGGTTTCGGTTTCTTCCCTGCCTACCACGGGCAACTGATCCGTAAATTGACGAGACATGTTAAAATTCTGAACAAATAGGCGAACATCCTTGGCCTTGTACCCCTGGGCAAACACTTTCCGAACAGACTGTTTCTGATTACAAACAACGCAAGTCCATTTGTTGCTACTCTTCTTCTGCTGCTTCACCTGAAATATCTCTTGATATTCTCATTACGACGTTATTCTCTCTGTGTATGTGCAGAGAATGAACAGAAAGAGAAAATACCTGCATGGTGGAGCATTGACAGCACTGAACGGCGACGAACACCGTCGGCATCCTTCCGGCACCGGCGATTGGTTCCGTCGAAGGATTGGAGAATAGTGATAAACCGAACTGGCGGGGAAAAAAATGAGACTTTAAAATTTGAGCTTTGAAAAACGGGAAAAAAGAATTAGGCCCCCGCCTAAATATTTGGGTTCACTCACGGGGTGTGATATATTTTAACCTAACCGAGCTCAATCGATTACTCTGTTCTTAATAAAAGA
The nucleotide sequence above comes from Nicotiana tabacum cultivar K326 chromosome 12, ASM71507v2, whole genome shotgun sequence. Encoded proteins:
- the LOC107809091 gene encoding polyadenylate-binding protein 3-like; amino-acid sequence: MAATAVPPPAVQTQAETTAVGATPPPTPQMAMGGDGNGSGGVGVTTSTNYALYVGDLDTSVEEGQLYEVFNHVAQVVSVRVCRDQSGRCSLGYAYVNFTSPQDAATARELLNFTQLNGKPMRIMFSHRDPSLRKSGYANVFIKNLDSSIDNKALYDTFAAFGTVLSCKVAVDSNGQSKGYGFVQFDQDEAAHNAIKRLNGMLINDKQVYVGHFIRRQERSQANASDKFTNVYVKDLPETTTDEDLKKLFEKYGTITSAVVMKDKNGKSKCFGFVNYESSDAAASAVEQLNGSSFKEKVLYVGKAQKKSEREAELKAKFEQERASRFEKLKGANLYLKNLDDSVNDENLKGLFSEYGTITSCKVMRDSKGVSKGSGFVAFSTPEEATRALNEMNGKLIGKKPLFVAAAQRKDERRAWLQAHFARMRPAGGMAPPPGPMPGFHNGAPRLVPQQVYFGQGAPGLIAPQAAGFGFQQQLMPGLRPGVGPNFLLPYQLQRQGQHGRVGGRRGGNSQQQQQWNSGRFNPNGRNGRHPSITQGIMEPIMPAPFDASAMTTSALDIQRTNPVPPSTLASSLAFASPEDQHRMLGEQLFPLVECIERDHASKVTGMLLEMDQTEVLHLIESPDALNKKVSEAMDVLRIARPGSSVGDKFGSLTLNG
- the LOC107809092 gene encoding uncharacterized protein LOC107809092 isoform X1, giving the protein MPTVFVAVQCCQCSTMQVKQQKKSSNKWTCVVCNQKQSVRKVFAQGYKAKDVRLFVQNFNMSRQFTDQLPVVGREETETLEIGEQNQSHRSYKRTDWTEYLDPEENAIENNEDSVQGDVMEPKIVTELPKELFRKPKLNKYSAVEGHFRPVFSKRNARKQSTSQGMEPSKRQATMTSMVSKWGDNKRVPPDMSVQPATDSLCKLDDSINLYGNDNSMNERNLGYGKSTERSQPKTANKVSKWTEYINVDEDDCQLRFASGRGFTSDVNKWSNDTFGTSLKDQKLDDEEIHPHFLSTRLR
- the LOC107809092 gene encoding uncharacterized protein LOC107809092 isoform X2, producing the protein MPTVFVAVQCCQCSTMQVKQQKKSSNKWTCVVCNQKQSVRKVFAQGYKAKDVRLFVQNFNMSRQFTDQLPVVGREETETLEIGEQNQSHRSYKRTDWTEYLDPEENAIENNEDSGDVMEPKIVTELPKELFRKPKLNKYSAVEGHFRPVFSKRNARKQSTSQGMEPSKRQATMTSMVSKWGDNKRVPPDMSVQPATDSLCKLDDSINLYGNDNSMNERNLGYGKSTERSQPKTANKVSKWTEYINVDEDDCQLRFASGRGFTSDVNKWSNDTFGTSLKDQKLDDEEIHPHFLSTRLR